DNA sequence from the Candidatus Zixiibacteriota bacterium genome:
CGCCGACCACGCCGATCCTGATCTGCAGGTTTCCGGGATCGATTTTCATTCCGCGCCTGTGGATTTCTCCGATGTGGCCGGCCGCTTCAAGGGCGCCGGGATAGGCGTCTGTTTCTTTGTCGAGCCTGAGCCCGATACTGTCAAGGGGGCCGCCAAAGCGGGGGCCGATGCCGTGCTTATCAACTGCGGCAGTTTCACCCTGGCGCTGACGCTCGAGGAAGCCCAGCGCGAACTGGACCGGATCGATAACGCCGCCCAGGCCGCGTCGAAAGCCGGCCTGTCGGTTTATGCCGGGCGCGGTATCAACAGCAAGAACGTGATGGCCCTGCACGAACTGGGCCTGTTTGACGAGTTTTTCGTGGGCCACTCGATTATCTCGCAGGCGTTGCTGGCGGGGATGACAGCGGCGGTGGCGGAGATGCTCGCCGCCATACGCACTGATGTGCGTGAGGGATAATCGCGGTGTCGGACCACGAGGACGAATTACCCGGCGAAACGATCACCCACCAGGTGCCGCCCGATATCGGCGCTGCTCGTCTGGACAAGTACCTTGGGGATCATCCGGAGATCGGGCTGACCCGCTCACGCGCTCAAAAGCTGATTTTCCAGGGGTTGATATTAGTCGATGGCCGCAAGGTGGTTGCCAAGCATTCTCTGAGCGGTGGGGAACTGATCGAAATGACCATCCCGCCCCTGCCGGTGGAGGGTATCAAAGGCGAGAATTCTCCTCTAAACATTGTATTTGAGGATGATTGGTTAATTGTGGTCAACAAGCCGGCCGGCATGGTGACGCATCCGGGTGTTGGCAACCGGAGCGGCACGCTGGC
Encoded proteins:
- a CDS encoding pyridoxine 5'-phosphate synthase → MALLSVNLDQVAALREVRKRREPDPAQAAVMAELAGADGIAIALRRDRKYIRDRDLYILREVVKTRLIIEVPPTEEIIARVLEVKPAMVTLVADHADPDLQVSGIDFHSAPVDFSDVAGRFKGAGIGVCFFVEPEPDTVKGAAKAGADAVLINCGSFTLALTLEEAQRELDRIDNAAQAASKAGLSVYAGRGINSKNVMALHELGLFDEFFVGHSIISQALLAGMTAAVAEMLAAIRTDVREG